ATATTTCCTCCTAAAACATGTTATATATTTGAAAAAATGGATGAATTGCGAAATGCCTATAGAGAGGCGTTATTTTCTGGCTCCCTAAATAAAAAAGCAAGTTTGGCGGACTTATTTTCAATGTCCTTATTTACAAGTAAAGCTAATGCAGAAAAAGAAAGGTATACAATAACTTTTGTTTGACAGCCAAAGAATCTATACGGTATAATGAACAAAACTCAAAAGTACCTTTTGGGAGAATGAAAATGCTTAACGGTAAGAGAATGCTAGAACAAATCAATAGCTTTACGTTTAGAAGCTTTAGCCAGTGCTATTATTACTTTTATTTTAGCACCGGTTATTTTTGGTTGTTCTACAATCGAATACTTTCTCTCTTCACTAATGAGCATCCGGAAAAATGCCTTGCGGCCTGATCCCGGTCGAGAGGAACCCGAATACGAATTGCGATACCGTTAAAGAAGGCTCATTAGAAATAATGAGCCTTCTGTTTTTATTCAAGCTTGCGTAGTATCATGTAAGTAAGTAGGACAGTTTAGGAGGTAGGGAAAATGATTATTGTAATGAGGCCAAAGACGCCACCAGAGGAGATCACGAAAATGAAACAGAAGATATTGGACCTGGGATGTGAGGTTCATGAGTCTTTAGGCGTGAACTACCATATTCTTGGATTGATCGGGAATACCAGCAGCATTGACCCGGACACGCTGCATGCAAATGATTATGTTGAAAAAGTCATTCATGTTCAGGAGCCTTTTAAAAAGGTTAACCGTTTATTCCACCCGGAAGATACGGTCATCAGTGTCGGGGACAGAAAAATCGGCGGCGACACCTTTGCTGTGATTGCCGGACCATGTTCGGTAGAAAGTGAAACGCAAATCGTCGGCATTGCCGAAGCGGTCAAAAAATCCGGGGCTGCTTTTTTAAGAGGTGGCGCTTTTAAGCCGCGTTCCTCACCGTACAGCTTTCAGGGTTTAAGAGAAGATGGTCTGGAACTTCTGAAAATAGCCAGAACCAAGACAGGACTGCCGATTGTATCGGAGTTAATGTCAACCGAATATCTGGAGAGATTCGTTGAAGACGTGGATATTATTCAGATCGGCGCCCGCAATATGCAGAACTTTGAACTCTTAAAAGAAGTCGGAAAAATCCAAAAACCGGTGATCCTAAAAAGAGGGTTATCCTCGACGATTGAGGAATTATTACTCGCTGCGGAGTATATTCTGGCGCATGGCAACGAGAATGTTATTTTCTGTGAAAGAGGCATCCGTACTTTTGAAAATTACACCCGGAATACGCTTGACCTGACTGCTGTGCCGGTGATCAAGAAACTGAGTCACCTTCCGGTCATTGTTGATCCAAGCCACGCGGCAGGGCTCTGGTGGCTTGTCGAACCGATGGCTAAAGCAGCGATGGTCGTAGGTGCCGACGGTGTCATGATCGAAGTGCACAACGACCCGGCCAATGCCAAATGCGACGGGCAGCAGTCTATTAAACCGGAGAAATTTCAGGCTTTAATGGACTCGCTGAGACAGCTGGCGGTTATACAGAACAAGATTATTTAATTAATGAGATGATCCCTGGAGGTGGATTTCTTGGAAGAACCGGACTTTGGTAGCATGGAAATTACGGTGGTAGGTCTGGGACTTATTGGCGGATCATTCGCCATGGCTTTGAATAAACTAAAACCAAAGAGAATCTGGGCAGTCGATGTTAACAGCAGCGTACTGGAACAGGTAGAAAAAACGGGTGTGATCAGCAAAGGATTCACGGAGGCAAGCATTCCGCTGCAAAGCTCGGATATTGTTGTGATCTGCATCTATCCGGAGCTTGCCGTTCAGTTTGTGAAAGACAATCTGGCCTATTTTAAAAACGGTGCCCTGATTACAGATACGGCAGGACTCAAAGAACAAGTCGTTCAGGAGATTAGTTCAGTCTTAAGGGAAGATTTGAGCTTCGTCGGGGGACATCCGCTGGCTGGCAAAGAATCCAGCGGATTTGCCTATGCTTCTGAAGAGATTTTCCGGGGGGCCAACTATCTGATTACCCCAATCGACGGGACGAAGAATGAAAGCTTGAGACTGGTGGAAAGGTTGATTCTTGGTCTCGGCTGCAGACAGCCAATCCGAATGGAACCGCATAAACATGACGAAATAATTGCGCTGACAAGCCAGCTTCCTCATGTCATTGCGGCCGCCCTGATGAACAGTTCCGGCTCCGAGGATACCGGCAGCTTTGTCGGAGGCAGCTTCCGCGATGCAACACGGGTGGCGAGAATGAATGCCGAGCTCTGGAGTGAACTTTTACTTGAGAATAAAGACAATATTTTAGAACAGATTGACGTGTTCACCGAAAACGTTCGGCTGATCAGGACAGCGATCGCGGAAAAAGACCAGAATTCGCTGAAAGAAATGCTTGAGAATGCCGGCCGGGGCAGAGAAAAGTTTTAAGGAGAGATTTTCTTGACGTGCTTACGCTTGCAACCTTCAACCTTAACAGGGGAGATCAGGATACCTCCTTCTAAAAGCATCAGTCACCGGGCAGTGATATGCGCC
This genomic stretch from Dehalobacter restrictus DSM 9455 harbors:
- a CDS encoding prephenate dehydrogenase, which produces MDFLEEPDFGSMEITVVGLGLIGGSFAMALNKLKPKRIWAVDVNSSVLEQVEKTGVISKGFTEASIPLQSSDIVVICIYPELAVQFVKDNLAYFKNGALITDTAGLKEQVVQEISSVLREDLSFVGGHPLAGKESSGFAYASEEIFRGANYLITPIDGTKNESLRLVERLILGLGCRQPIRMEPHKHDEIIALTSQLPHVIAAALMNSSGSEDTGSFVGGSFRDATRVARMNAELWSELLLENKDNILEQIDVFTENVRLIRTAIAEKDQNSLKEMLENAGRGREKF
- the aroF gene encoding 3-deoxy-7-phosphoheptulonate synthase codes for the protein MIIVMRPKTPPEEITKMKQKILDLGCEVHESLGVNYHILGLIGNTSSIDPDTLHANDYVEKVIHVQEPFKKVNRLFHPEDTVISVGDRKIGGDTFAVIAGPCSVESETQIVGIAEAVKKSGAAFLRGGAFKPRSSPYSFQGLREDGLELLKIARTKTGLPIVSELMSTEYLERFVEDVDIIQIGARNMQNFELLKEVGKIQKPVILKRGLSSTIEELLLAAEYILAHGNENVIFCERGIRTFENYTRNTLDLTAVPVIKKLSHLPVIVDPSHAAGLWWLVEPMAKAAMVVGADGVMIEVHNDPANAKCDGQQSIKPEKFQALMDSLRQLAVIQNKII